A single genomic interval of Streptomyces sp. BA2 harbors:
- a CDS encoding threonine aldolase family protein: protein MTSHDGAQVGEESREQVGEEASEQVSEQDLLAVRRRTAALGATRILHRWSGHLPITARLSALADAASEVVGPDEPADIYGNGVVARLEDEVARLLGKEAAAFFPTGTMAQQVALRCWAGRTGNATVALHPAAHPEVHEGGALSAVSGLRTVHPTREPRLPTADEVRDFEEPFGTLMLELPLRDAGFVLPSWEELEEVVEAARERDAVVHFDGARLWECTPHFGRPLAEIAGLADTVYVSFYKSLDGLSGAVLAGPRTLVDEAGTWRHRYGGQVFQQFPAAVAALLGLKNTLPRLPDFVAHARVVADALREGFAAAGVPWSRVHPERPHTHQFQVWLPYDAEVLTEAALEQAEETKTQLFGRWYPDGPPGLSVTEVTVTEAGLEWTPDDVNDAVAEFVQRIPG from the coding sequence ATGACTTCACACGACGGAGCACAGGTGGGCGAAGAATCGCGTGAGCAGGTGGGCGAAGAAGCGAGCGAGCAGGTGAGCGAGCAGGACCTGCTCGCCGTCCGCCGCCGGACCGCCGCCCTCGGCGCCACCCGCATCCTGCACCGCTGGTCCGGGCATCTCCCGATCACCGCACGGCTCTCGGCACTCGCGGACGCGGCCTCGGAGGTCGTGGGCCCGGACGAGCCCGCCGACATCTACGGCAACGGAGTCGTCGCCCGCCTGGAGGACGAGGTCGCGCGACTGCTCGGCAAGGAGGCGGCCGCCTTCTTCCCGACCGGCACGATGGCCCAGCAGGTCGCCCTGCGCTGCTGGGCGGGCCGCACGGGCAACGCGACCGTCGCCCTGCATCCGGCCGCCCATCCCGAGGTCCACGAAGGGGGCGCGCTCTCCGCGGTGAGCGGGCTGCGCACGGTGCATCCGACGCGGGAGCCGCGGCTGCCCACGGCCGATGAGGTACGGGACTTCGAAGAGCCCTTCGGGACGCTGATGCTCGAACTGCCGCTCCGGGACGCCGGTTTCGTGCTGCCGTCCTGGGAGGAGCTCGAAGAGGTCGTGGAGGCGGCCCGCGAACGCGACGCGGTCGTGCACTTCGACGGTGCGCGCCTGTGGGAGTGCACACCGCACTTCGGCCGCCCCCTCGCGGAGATCGCCGGCCTCGCGGACACGGTGTACGTGTCGTTCTACAAGTCCTTGGACGGCCTGAGCGGCGCGGTGCTCGCGGGCCCGCGCACCCTGGTCGACGAGGCGGGGACGTGGCGGCACCGCTACGGCGGCCAGGTCTTCCAGCAGTTCCCGGCCGCCGTCGCCGCCCTGCTCGGCCTGAAGAACACGCTCCCGCGGCTGCCGGATTTCGTCGCCCACGCGCGCGTGGTCGCCGACGCGCTGCGCGAAGGGTTCGCGGCCGCCGGGGTGCCGTGGTCGCGCGTGCACCCGGAGCGGCCGCACACCCACCAGTTCCAGGTCTGGCTGCCGTACGACGCCGAAGTCCTGACCGAGGCGGCGCTTGAGCAGGCCGAGGAGACCAAGACGCAGCTGTTCGGCCGCTGGTACCCGGACGGGCCGCCCGGCCTCTCGGTCACGGAGGTCACCGTGACCGAGGCGGGCCTGGAGTGGACGCCCGACGACGTCAATGATGCGGTCGCGGAGTTCGTACAGCGGATCCCCGGATGA
- a CDS encoding type III pantothenate kinase, with translation MLLTIDVGNTHTVLGLFDGEEIVEHWRISTDARRTADELAVLLNGLMGMHPLLGDELGDGIDGIAICSTVPSVLHELREVTRRYYGDVPAVLVEPGIKTGVPILMDNPKEVGADRIINAVAAVELYGGPAIVVDFGTATTFDAVSARGEYTGGVIAPGIEISVEALGVRGAQLRKIELARPRSVIGKNTVEAMQSGILYGFAGQVDGVVQRMARELAGQGGDPDDVTVIATGGLAPMVLGEATVIDEHEPWLTLIGLRLVYERNVSRI, from the coding sequence ATGCTGCTGACCATCGACGTCGGAAACACGCACACCGTCCTCGGCCTCTTCGACGGCGAGGAGATCGTCGAGCACTGGCGCATCTCCACCGACGCACGCCGCACAGCCGACGAACTCGCCGTGCTCCTCAACGGGTTGATGGGCATGCACCCCCTGCTCGGCGACGAGCTGGGCGACGGCATCGACGGCATCGCCATCTGCTCGACGGTCCCCTCCGTCCTGCACGAGCTGCGCGAGGTCACCAGGCGGTACTACGGAGACGTGCCCGCCGTCCTCGTGGAGCCCGGCATCAAGACCGGTGTGCCGATCCTCATGGACAACCCCAAGGAGGTCGGCGCCGACCGCATCATCAACGCGGTCGCGGCCGTCGAGCTCTACGGAGGCCCCGCCATCGTCGTCGACTTCGGTACGGCGACGACGTTCGACGCGGTCTCCGCGCGCGGCGAGTACACCGGAGGCGTCATCGCCCCCGGCATCGAGATCTCCGTAGAGGCCCTCGGCGTTCGGGGCGCCCAGCTCCGCAAGATCGAGCTGGCCCGGCCGCGCAGCGTCATCGGCAAGAACACCGTGGAGGCCATGCAGTCGGGCATCCTGTACGGCTTCGCGGGCCAGGTCGACGGCGTCGTACAGCGCATGGCCCGCGAGCTCGCGGGCCAGGGCGGCGACCCCGACGACGTGACGGTCATCGCGACCGGCGGCCTCGCGCCCATGGTGCTCGGCGAGGCCACGGTCATCGACGAGCACGAGCCGTGGCTGACCCTCATCGGCCTGCGCCTGGTCTACGAGCGGAACGTCTCCCGGATTTGA
- a CDS encoding DUF5937 family protein — MHIDIAGLPQERILFEPSPLAELGVALHALAETGHHPGLHGWATATTACLKPDLADRLHEADFLWRNTFSDVFMPFAGLLGADGRPGVTLADELDLMDRLDDERFVAAALEFTCGTTYNEGGPSPLTDAARRTRSLELAATRGTKQLDFAERLLTDPHTVRAWMRRLLEDCDEAFFADTWRRVRVQLAADARHKTELLRHKGLPEVLSSVSTALSLDEDGHRITVDKLPLGTTTALDHTVGAGLTFVPSHFAWPHLMVLHAPGWRPVIHYPVASPELTSPTSVETLERRLTALAHPVRLRLCRDIARAPFTTGELAHANGLTAPEVSRHLTVLKKAGLVTTRRRGRYVMHQLDVTVVARLGSDFLEGVLR; from the coding sequence GTGCACATCGACATCGCGGGCCTGCCGCAGGAGCGGATCCTCTTCGAGCCTTCGCCCCTGGCGGAGCTGGGCGTCGCCCTGCACGCCCTGGCCGAGACCGGACACCATCCAGGGCTGCACGGCTGGGCCACCGCCACCACCGCCTGCCTCAAGCCGGACCTCGCCGACCGGCTGCACGAGGCCGACTTCCTGTGGCGGAACACGTTCTCGGACGTCTTCATGCCGTTCGCCGGACTCCTCGGCGCGGACGGCAGGCCGGGGGTGACGCTCGCCGACGAGCTGGACCTCATGGACCGCCTGGACGACGAGCGATTCGTCGCGGCCGCCCTGGAGTTCACCTGCGGCACGACGTACAACGAAGGCGGCCCGTCCCCGCTCACGGACGCCGCCCGGCGCACCCGGTCCCTGGAGCTCGCGGCCACGCGCGGCACCAAGCAACTGGACTTCGCCGAGCGCCTCCTGACCGACCCGCACACCGTCCGGGCCTGGATGCGGCGCCTCCTGGAGGACTGCGACGAGGCCTTCTTCGCCGACACCTGGCGGCGGGTGCGCGTCCAACTGGCCGCCGACGCCCGGCACAAGACCGAACTCCTGCGCCACAAGGGCCTGCCCGAGGTGCTGTCCTCGGTGTCAACGGCCCTCTCACTGGACGAGGACGGCCACCGCATCACCGTCGACAAGCTGCCGCTGGGCACCACGACGGCGCTCGACCACACGGTCGGCGCGGGACTCACGTTCGTGCCGTCGCACTTCGCCTGGCCGCACCTGATGGTCCTGCACGCGCCCGGCTGGCGCCCGGTGATCCACTACCCCGTGGCGTCCCCGGAGCTGACGAGCCCCACCTCCGTGGAGACCCTGGAGCGCCGGCTCACCGCGCTGGCCCACCCCGTACGCCTGCGCCTGTGCCGCGACATAGCCCGCGCGCCGTTCACCACAGGCGAGCTGGCCCACGCGAACGGCCTGACCGCGCCGGAGGTCTCCCGTCACCTCACGGTGCTGAAGAAGGCGGGCCTGGTCACCACGAGGCGCCGCGGCCGGTACGTGATGCACCAGCTGGACGTCACCGTGGTGGCCCGCCTGGGCAGCGACTTCCTGGAGGGCGTCCTGCGCTGA
- the nadC gene encoding carboxylating nicotinate-nucleotide diphosphorylase: MSTPDDLPLAPTGGGCGDACGCGSDDAYDPLECGLDPALAQLLTEAGLDPVQVEDIAHMAIEEDLDGGVDVTSVATIPEEAVATGDFTAREAGTVAGLRIAEAVISLVCTDTFEVERHVEDGEQVEAGDRLLSVTTRTRDLLTAERSALNLLCRLSGVATATRAWADALEGTNAKVRDTRKTTAGLRALEKYAVRMGGGVNHRMSLSDAALVKDNHVVAAGGVEQAFKAVREAFPDLAVEVEVDTLHQLREVVDAGADLILLDNFTPGETEEAVAIVHGRAILESSGRLTLENAGAYARTGVDFLAVGSLTHSSPILDIGLDLRAAE, encoded by the coding sequence GTGAGCACCCCCGACGACCTCCCTCTCGCCCCCACAGGCGGCGGCTGCGGCGATGCCTGCGGCTGCGGCTCAGACGACGCGTACGACCCCCTGGAGTGCGGTCTCGACCCCGCCCTCGCGCAGCTCCTGACCGAGGCGGGGCTCGACCCCGTGCAGGTCGAGGACATCGCGCACATGGCGATCGAGGAGGACCTGGACGGCGGCGTGGACGTCACCTCGGTCGCCACGATCCCCGAAGAGGCCGTGGCCACCGGCGACTTCACCGCGCGCGAGGCCGGCACCGTCGCGGGCCTGCGCATCGCCGAAGCCGTCATCTCCCTCGTCTGCACGGACACCTTCGAGGTCGAGCGGCACGTCGAGGACGGCGAGCAGGTGGAGGCGGGCGACAGGCTGCTCAGCGTCACCACCCGCACCCGCGACCTGCTCACCGCCGAGCGCAGCGCGCTCAACCTCCTGTGCCGCCTCTCCGGCGTGGCGACGGCCACGCGCGCGTGGGCGGACGCACTGGAGGGCACGAACGCCAAGGTCCGCGACACCCGCAAGACGACGGCCGGGCTCCGCGCCCTGGAGAAGTACGCGGTGCGCATGGGCGGCGGCGTGAACCACCGCATGTCGCTCTCCGACGCGGCCCTGGTGAAGGACAACCACGTGGTGGCCGCCGGAGGCGTGGAGCAGGCCTTCAAGGCCGTGCGCGAGGCCTTCCCCGACCTTGCCGTGGAGGTCGAGGTCGACACCCTCCACCAGCTGCGCGAGGTCGTGGACGCGGGCGCCGACCTGATCCTCCTGGACAACTTCACGCCGGGCGAGACCGAGGAGGCCGTGGCCATCGTGCACGGCCGCGCGATCCTGGAGTCCTCGGGCCGCCTCACCCTGGAGAACGCCGGTGCGTACGCGCGCACGGGCGTGGACTTCCTCGCGGTGGGTTCCCTCACCCACTCCTCGCCGATCCTGGACATCGGCCTCGACCTGCGCGCGGCGGAGTGA
- a CDS encoding response regulator transcription factor, protein MSIRVMLVDDQALLRTGFRMVLAAQPDMEVVAEAGDGVEALQALRTTEVDVVLMDVRMPKLDGVETTRRICQDENPPKVLILTTFDLDEYAFSGLKAGASGFMLKDVPPGELLAAIRSVHSGDAVVAPSTTRRLLDRFAPMLPNAGGQPQHKELERLTEREREVMILVAQGLSNGEIAARLVLSEATVKTHVGRILTKLGLRDRVQVVVLAYETGLVRAGGGAA, encoded by the coding sequence ATGTCGATCCGCGTCATGCTCGTCGACGACCAGGCGCTGCTGCGCACGGGGTTCCGGATGGTGCTCGCCGCACAGCCGGACATGGAGGTCGTCGCGGAGGCGGGCGACGGGGTCGAGGCGCTTCAGGCGCTGCGGACGACGGAGGTCGACGTGGTGCTCATGGACGTACGCATGCCGAAACTGGACGGTGTGGAGACGACCCGGCGCATCTGCCAGGACGAGAACCCGCCGAAGGTGCTGATCCTGACGACCTTCGACCTCGACGAGTACGCCTTCTCGGGGCTGAAGGCGGGTGCTTCCGGCTTCATGCTGAAGGACGTGCCCCCGGGCGAGCTGCTGGCCGCGATCCGCTCCGTGCACAGCGGTGACGCGGTGGTCGCGCCGTCCACGACGCGGCGCCTCCTCGACCGCTTCGCGCCGATGCTGCCGAACGCGGGCGGGCAGCCGCAGCACAAGGAGCTCGAACGGCTCACCGAGCGCGAGCGCGAGGTCATGATCCTGGTCGCCCAGGGGCTCTCGAACGGGGAGATCGCGGCGCGGCTCGTCCTGTCGGAGGCCACGGTGAAGACCCACGTGGGCCGCATCCTGACCAAGCTCGGGCTTCGGGACCGCGTGCAGGTGGTGGTCCTCGCGTACGAGACGGGTCTTGTGCGGGCGGGCGGCGGGGCTGCCTGA
- a CDS encoding L-aspartate oxidase, with product MSATGIRLHAPAPGWSLEADIVVVGSGVAGLTTALRCSAAGLKTVVVTKARLDDGSTRWAQGGIAAALGEGDTPEQHLDDTLVAGAGLCDEEAVRTLVTEGPDAVRRLIETGAHFDTGPEGAIELTREGGHHRRRIAHAGGDATGAEISRALVEAVRAQSIPAVENALVLDLLTDGDGRTAGVSLHVMGEGQHDGVGAVHAPAVVLATGGMGQVFSATTNPSVSTGDGVALALRAGAEVSDLEFVQFHPTVLFLGADAEGQQPLVSEAVRGEGAHLVDADGVRFMAGQHELAELAPRDIVAKGITRRMQEKGTEHMYLDARHFGAQMWENRFPTILAACRAHGIDPVTEPIPVAPAAHYASGGVRTDAHGRTTVPGLYACGEVACTGVHGANRLASNSLLEGLVYAERIAADIAAQHAGNTLHARVPAPVAHPETPPHPLLPPEARFAIQRVMTDGAGVLRSADSLSEAAARLARIHAEAAGALAEDGKTAEPGVDTWETTNLLCVARVLVAAAQRREETRGCHWREDRPDRDDETWRRHIVVRLNADRTLAVHTTDTADFPPTTSLQEK from the coding sequence ATGAGTGCCACCGGAATACGGCTGCACGCCCCCGCGCCCGGCTGGTCCCTGGAAGCCGACATCGTCGTCGTCGGCTCCGGAGTGGCCGGACTGACCACGGCGCTGCGCTGCTCGGCCGCGGGCCTGAAGACCGTCGTGGTCACCAAGGCCCGCCTGGACGACGGCTCCACGCGCTGGGCCCAGGGCGGCATCGCCGCGGCACTCGGCGAGGGCGACACCCCCGAGCAGCACCTGGACGACACCCTCGTGGCGGGCGCGGGCCTGTGCGACGAGGAGGCCGTGCGCACCCTGGTCACCGAGGGCCCCGATGCCGTACGCCGCCTCATCGAGACCGGCGCCCACTTCGACACGGGCCCCGAAGGTGCCATCGAGCTGACCCGCGAGGGCGGCCACCACCGCCGCCGCATCGCCCACGCGGGCGGCGACGCGACCGGCGCCGAGATCTCCCGCGCCCTGGTCGAGGCGGTGCGCGCGCAGTCCATACCGGCCGTGGAGAACGCCCTCGTACTGGACCTCCTGACCGACGGCGACGGCCGCACGGCCGGTGTCTCCCTGCACGTCATGGGAGAGGGCCAGCACGACGGCGTGGGCGCGGTCCACGCCCCCGCGGTCGTCCTCGCCACCGGCGGCATGGGCCAGGTCTTCTCGGCGACCACGAACCCGTCCGTGTCGACGGGCGACGGCGTCGCGCTCGCCCTGCGCGCGGGCGCCGAGGTGAGCGACCTGGAGTTCGTGCAGTTCCACCCCACCGTGCTCTTCCTGGGCGCCGACGCGGAGGGCCAGCAGCCTCTGGTCTCCGAGGCGGTGCGCGGGGAGGGAGCCCACCTCGTGGACGCGGACGGCGTGCGCTTCATGGCCGGGCAGCACGAGCTCGCTGAGCTCGCGCCCCGGGACATCGTCGCCAAGGGCATCACGCGGCGCATGCAGGAAAAGGGCACCGAGCACATGTATCTGGACGCCCGGCACTTCGGCGCCCAGATGTGGGAGAACCGCTTCCCGACGATCCTCGCCGCCTGCCGCGCCCACGGCATCGACCCGGTGACCGAGCCCATCCCCGTCGCCCCGGCCGCGCACTACGCCTCGGGCGGCGTCCGCACCGACGCGCACGGCCGCACCACGGTCCCGGGCCTGTACGCCTGCGGCGAGGTCGCCTGCACCGGCGTGCACGGAGCGAACCGCCTCGCCTCCAACTCCCTTCTGGAAGGCCTGGTCTACGCCGAGCGCATCGCCGCGGACATCGCGGCACAGCACGCGGGAAACACCCTCCACGCGCGCGTGCCGGCACCCGTCGCGCATCCGGAGACACCGCCCCACCCCCTCCTGCCCCCCGAGGCCCGCTTCGCCATCCAGCGCGTGATGACCGACGGCGCCGGAGTGCTCAGGTCGGCCGACTCCCTCTCCGAGGCCGCGGCCCGGCTCGCCCGCATCCACGCCGAGGCCGCGGGCGCGCTCGCCGAGGACGGCAAGACCGCCGAGCCGGGCGTCGACACCTGGGAGACCACCAACCTCCTGTGCGTCGCCCGAGTCCTGGTGGCCGCCGCCCAGCGCCGCGAGGAGACCCGCGGCTGCCACTGGCGCGAGGACCGCCCCGACCGCGACGACGAGACCTGGCGGCGCCACATCGTCGTACGCCTCAACGCGGACCGGACCCTGGCCGTACACACGACCGACACCGCAGACTTCCCTCCGACGACGAGCCTTCAGGAGAAGTGA
- a CDS encoding DUF7134 domain-containing protein, whose protein sequence is MQRVYDFLRRHPTGVDGFWALALLAMSGIGLVSMADAEGRDPKVAAAVVVLGMSVVVALRRKYTEKMLILAAVLGVIQLIFDVKTMPADFAMLVIIYTASADGTKWASRFALIGGLCAAPLSSLRWPEENIGVFGSVFFTIFQMVPFALAWVLGDSIRTRRAYFAQLEERADRLEKERAAQSKVAVAAERARIARELHDVVAHNVSVMVVQADGAAYVLDTAPEQAKQALETISGTGRQALAEMRRLLGVLRTGEHQESGEYVPQPDVEQLDELIEQVRTAGLPVDFKVEGTPRPLPSGVELTAYRIVQEALTNTRKHGGENTGASVRLVYFDDGLGLLVEDDGKGAPHELYEDGGADGSGHGLIGMRERVGMVGGTLDAGPRPGGGFRISALLPLKPAN, encoded by the coding sequence GTGCAGCGCGTCTATGACTTCCTCCGCAGACACCCGACCGGGGTCGATGGCTTCTGGGCCCTCGCCCTGCTCGCGATGTCCGGCATCGGTCTGGTCTCCATGGCCGATGCGGAAGGCCGTGACCCGAAGGTCGCGGCCGCCGTCGTCGTCCTCGGCATGTCCGTCGTGGTGGCGCTGCGCCGCAAGTACACCGAGAAGATGCTGATCCTCGCCGCGGTGCTCGGCGTCATCCAGTTGATCTTCGACGTCAAGACGATGCCGGCCGACTTCGCGATGCTGGTGATCATCTACACCGCGTCGGCCGACGGCACGAAGTGGGCCTCGCGGTTCGCCCTCATAGGCGGGCTGTGCGCGGCTCCGCTGTCGTCGCTGCGCTGGCCGGAGGAGAACATAGGCGTCTTCGGCAGCGTCTTCTTCACGATCTTCCAGATGGTGCCGTTCGCCCTCGCCTGGGTGCTCGGCGACTCCATCCGCACCCGCCGCGCCTACTTCGCCCAGCTCGAGGAGCGTGCCGACCGCCTGGAGAAGGAGCGGGCGGCGCAGTCCAAGGTCGCGGTGGCGGCCGAGCGGGCCCGGATCGCGCGCGAGCTGCACGACGTCGTCGCGCACAACGTCTCGGTGATGGTCGTCCAGGCCGACGGCGCCGCGTACGTCCTCGACACGGCCCCCGAGCAGGCCAAGCAGGCCCTGGAGACCATCTCGGGCACCGGGCGGCAGGCGCTCGCCGAGATGCGCAGGCTGCTCGGCGTGCTGCGCACCGGCGAGCACCAGGAGAGCGGTGAGTACGTCCCGCAGCCCGACGTCGAGCAGCTCGACGAGCTCATCGAGCAGGTGCGCACGGCCGGTCTCCCGGTCGACTTCAAGGTCGAGGGAACCCCGCGCCCGCTGCCCAGTGGCGTCGAGCTCACGGCGTACCGCATCGTGCAGGAGGCGCTCACCAACACCCGCAAGCACGGCGGCGAGAACACCGGCGCGAGCGTGCGCCTCGTCTACTTCGACGACGGCCTGGGGCTGCTCGTCGAGGACGACGGCAAGGGCGCGCCGCACGAGCTCTACGAGGACGGCGGCGCCGACGGCAGCGGGCACGGCCTGATCGGCATGCGGGAGCGCGTCGGCATGGTCGGCGGCACGCTGGACGCGGGGCCGCGGCCGGGCGGCGGATTCCGCATCAGTGCGCTTCTCCCGCTCAAGCCCGCGAATTGA
- a CDS encoding DUF2520 domain-containing protein produces MNAPHQPDPRDRPARLTVGVVGAGRVGPALAAALQLAGHRPVAASGVSDASVRRAAALLPDVPLVPPAQVLERADLVLLTVPDDALPGLVEGLVETDAVRPGQLLVHTSGRYGTKVLEPALRAGALPLALHPAMTFTGTPVDVQRLAGCSFGVTAPEELRLAAEALVIEMGGEPEWIAEESRPLYHAALALGANHLVTLVAESMDLLRDAGVAAPDRMLGPLLGAALDNALRSGDAALTGPVARGDAGTVAAHVAELRKHAPQTVAGYLAMARATADRALAHGLLKPELAEDLLGVLANGGSGAGDAEGGAR; encoded by the coding sequence GTGAACGCACCTCATCAGCCAGACCCGCGGGACCGCCCCGCGAGGCTCACGGTGGGCGTCGTGGGAGCGGGCCGTGTCGGCCCCGCGCTCGCCGCGGCACTCCAGCTCGCCGGGCACCGCCCGGTCGCCGCCTCCGGGGTCTCCGACGCGTCCGTACGGCGCGCGGCGGCCCTGCTGCCCGACGTCCCCCTCGTCCCGCCCGCCCAGGTCCTTGAGCGCGCCGACCTGGTCCTCCTGACCGTGCCGGACGACGCCCTGCCGGGCCTCGTCGAGGGCCTCGTCGAGACCGATGCGGTCCGCCCCGGCCAGCTCCTGGTGCACACCTCGGGGCGGTACGGCACCAAGGTGCTCGAACCCGCGCTGCGCGCCGGAGCCCTGCCGCTCGCCCTGCACCCCGCCATGACGTTCACCGGCACCCCCGTCGACGTGCAGCGCCTCGCGGGCTGCTCCTTCGGCGTGACCGCCCCCGAGGAGCTGCGCCTGGCCGCCGAGGCGCTCGTCATCGAGATGGGCGGCGAGCCCGAGTGGATCGCCGAGGAGTCACGTCCGCTCTACCACGCGGCGCTCGCTCTCGGCGCGAACCACCTGGTCACGCTGGTCGCCGAGTCCATGGACCTGCTCCGGGACGCGGGCGTGGCCGCCCCCGACCGGATGCTCGGCCCGCTGCTCGGCGCCGCCCTGGACAACGCCCTGCGCTCCGGCGACGCCGCCCTCACCGGACCCGTCGCCCGCGGGGACGCGGGCACCGTCGCCGCGCACGTCGCCGAGCTGCGCAAGCACGCCCCGCAGACCGTCGCCGGATATCTGGCGATGGCCCGCGCGACCGCCGACCGCGCGCTCGCCCACGGACTGCTCAAGCCCGAGCTCGCCGAGGACCTCCTCGGGGTCCTGGCCAACGGCGGGAGCGGGGCCGGCGACGCGGAGGGAGGAGCCCGATGA
- the panC gene encoding pantoate--beta-alanine ligase, whose protein sequence is MTSLVHTAEPLRTRVRGGRRVVVMTMGALHEGHATLIRTARRIAGDEGEVVVTVFVNPLQFGAGEDLDRYPRTLDADVKIAEREGADFVFAPSVDEVYPGGEPQVRISAGPMGTLLEGATRPGHFDGMLTVVAKLLHLTRPDVALYGQKDAQQLALIRRMVRDLNFGVEVVGVPTVREEDGLALSSRNRYLSPAERRTALALSQALFAGRDRHAAQEALHARAALAPVTHARADALNALGESRAAADTHAVAQSVTPSVPGGPAAVRAAARQVLDEAARLQPPLKLDYLALVDPADFTDVQPGHTGEAVLAVAAKVGATRLIDNIPLTFGATA, encoded by the coding sequence ATGACCAGCCTCGTGCACACCGCCGAACCCCTGCGCACGCGCGTGCGTGGCGGACGCCGAGTCGTCGTCATGACCATGGGCGCCCTGCACGAGGGGCACGCCACCCTCATCCGCACCGCACGCCGTATCGCGGGCGACGAGGGCGAAGTCGTGGTCACGGTCTTCGTCAACCCCCTCCAGTTCGGCGCGGGCGAGGACCTCGACCGCTACCCCCGCACCCTGGACGCCGACGTCAAGATCGCCGAACGGGAGGGCGCGGACTTCGTGTTCGCCCCGTCCGTCGACGAGGTCTATCCGGGCGGCGAACCGCAGGTCCGGATCAGCGCGGGCCCCATGGGCACGCTCCTCGAAGGGGCCACGCGCCCCGGACACTTCGACGGCATGCTCACGGTCGTCGCCAAGCTGCTGCACCTCACCCGGCCCGACGTCGCGCTGTACGGCCAGAAGGACGCCCAGCAGCTCGCCCTCATCCGCCGCATGGTGCGGGACCTGAACTTCGGCGTCGAGGTGGTCGGCGTACCCACCGTGCGCGAGGAAGACGGCCTGGCGCTCTCCAGCCGCAACCGCTATCTCTCCCCGGCCGAGCGGCGCACCGCGCTCGCGCTCTCCCAGGCCCTCTTCGCGGGCCGCGACCGGCACGCCGCGCAGGAGGCCCTCCACGCGCGGGCGGCGCTCGCCCCCGTCACGCACGCGCGCGCCGACGCCCTGAACGCCCTGGGGGAGTCCCGCGCCGCCGCCGACACTCACGCGGTCGCCCAGTCCGTCACGCCGTCCGTGCCCGGCGGCCCCGCGGCCGTCCGCGCCGCCGCCCGGCAGGTCCTGGACGAGGCGGCACGCCTCCAACCCCCGCTGAAGCTGGACTACCTGGCGCTGGTCGACCCGGCCGACTTCACGGACGTACAGCCCGGCCACACCGGTGAGGCGGTCCTCGCCGTGGCGGCCAAGGTCGGCGCGACCCGGCTGATCGACAACATCCCGCTCACGTTCGGAGCCACCGCATGA
- a CDS encoding SAM-dependent methyltransferase produces MEAALYGPDGFYLRPEGPAGHFRTSVHASPLFAGAVARLLCRVDEALDHPDELAFVDLGAGRGELTAGVLATLPADVAARTRAYAVERAERPSGLDPRVEWRDLPPAGVTGLLFANEWLDNVPLDVVEVDPDGLVRHVLVRDDGTESLGDTVEGADASWLARWWPLAPEPGLRAETGRPRDEAWAAATASLTRGLAVAVDYAHDRAGRPPFGTLTGFRAGRETAPVPEGTCDITAHVALDACALPGASLLTQRAALHALGVSGGRPPLSLASSDPTAYVRALTRAGEAAELTAEGGLGDFGWLTQPVGIPDLLRG; encoded by the coding sequence ATGGAGGCCGCTCTGTACGGGCCTGACGGCTTCTATCTGCGCCCCGAAGGACCCGCGGGACACTTCCGTACATCGGTGCACGCGTCGCCCCTCTTCGCGGGCGCGGTGGCCCGGCTGCTGTGCCGCGTGGACGAGGCTCTCGACCACCCGGACGAGTTGGCCTTCGTCGATCTTGGCGCGGGGCGAGGCGAGTTGACCGCGGGCGTCCTCGCCACGCTGCCCGCCGACGTGGCGGCACGCACGCGTGCCTACGCGGTCGAGCGGGCCGAGCGCCCCTCAGGGCTCGACCCGCGCGTCGAGTGGCGCGACCTGCCGCCCGCCGGTGTCACCGGCCTGCTCTTCGCCAACGAGTGGCTGGACAACGTCCCCCTGGACGTCGTCGAGGTGGACCCCGACGGCCTGGTGCGGCATGTCCTCGTACGCGACGACGGCACCGAATCCCTCGGCGACACGGTGGAGGGCGCGGACGCCTCCTGGCTCGCGCGCTGGTGGCCGCTCGCCCCGGAGCCCGGCCTGCGCGCGGAGACGGGCCGCCCCAGGGACGAGGCATGGGCGGCGGCCACGGCTTCGCTGACGCGCGGCCTCGCGGTCGCGGTGGACTACGCGCACGACCGCGCGGGACGGCCCCCCTTCGGCACGCTGACCGGCTTCCGGGCGGGCCGCGAGACGGCGCCCGTGCCGGAAGGCACGTGTGACATCACGGCCCACGTGGCACTCGACGCGTGCGCGCTGCCCGGAGCCTCCCTGCTCACCCAGCGCGCGGCCCTGCACGCCCTGGGCGTGAGCGGGGGCCGTCCGCCGCTCTCCCTGGCCTCCAGCGATCCGACGGCGTACGTACGGGCCCTCACGCGCGCGGGAGAGGCGGCCGAACTGACCGCTGAGGGCGGGCTCGGCGACTTCGGGTGGCTGACCCAGCCGGTGGGAATCCCGGACCTGCTGCGGGGCTGA